In Aegilops tauschii subsp. strangulata cultivar AL8/78 chromosome 3, Aet v6.0, whole genome shotgun sequence, one genomic interval encodes:
- the LOC141042783 gene encoding uncharacterized protein, with translation MVSRPCTKLALKFFGPYTMLEKIGPLAYKMDLPPDSRVHPVFHVSQLKLFTLDYSPVFADLPRVQDLSATVTEPFKILERRMMKHGDAPVVQLKIQWSPTKVAYATWEDYDVLRRRFLTAAIWEEEASS, from the coding sequence ATGGTCTCTCGCCCGTGCACCAAGCTCGCCCTCAAGTTCTTCGGGCCTTACACTATGCTGGAGAAGATTGGACCATTGGCGTACAAGATGGATTTGCCGCCAGACAGCCGCGTGCACCCTGTCTTCCATGTATCCCAACTCAAGCTGTTCACGCTAGACTACTCACCGGTGTTCGCCGATCTTCCCCGCGTCCAAGACCTGTCTGCCACGGTTACCGAGCCCTTCAAGATTCTGGAGAGGCGCATGATGAAGCATGGAGACGCGCCCGTGGTTCAGCTCAAGATCCAGTGGTCGCCCACCAAAGTGGCCTACGCTACCTGGgaggattatgacgttcttcgcCGACGGTTTCTGACGGCGGCCATTTGGGAGGAGGAGGCTTCGTCTTAA